In the Acropora muricata isolate sample 2 chromosome 1, ASM3666990v1, whole genome shotgun sequence genome, one interval contains:
- the LOC136911010 gene encoding uncharacterized protein, with translation MHHMLISSGHLFIPRILLYITLRHKIQLRLKYKSSALSLNVRPNKIFQAANWLATNSTLYREQEISFSTDRATSYNTNLSQNESKTGDVSQPNEQISGSEDISQLDDWTEDDAEIPVGVTDTMLTATDFLEDSERAQIYNIAPGEGSVPVSIFRDKYSEELAYPGIFVSQKRPENHDRLVDVHYSDICKSELRQSDQRAAMCIENIFFKTKKLQMKILLGKSQIALRKCKGNNRNLTAGHLKQEGALERLVHLDEGYKFLRALRGSPPYFEWAKKDIFAMIRQLGPATLFCSFSSAETKWIHHLRILGKLVDAKEYSDSELENLNWEEKSRLIQSDPVTCARHFDYQFNQFLRYFLMSNAATLGKVAD, from the coding sequence ATGCACCACATGTTAATCTCTAGTGGCCATCTTTTTATTCCCAGAATTCTCTTGTACATTACATTACGTCATAAGATACAACTACGATTAAAATATAAGAGTTCTGCCTTGTCTTTAAATGTTAGACCTAACAAAATTTTTCAGGCAGCAAACTGGCTAGCTACCAACAGTACCCTTTATAGAGAACAAGAAATTTCTTTTAGTACAGACAGGGCAACAAGCTATAATACAAACTTgtcacaaaatgaaagtaaaactggTGATGTTTCACAACCTAATGAGCAAATAAGTGGTAGTGAAGACATAAGTCAACTTGATGATTGGACTGAAGATGATGCAGAAATACCTGTGGGAGTAACTGATACTATGTTAACTGCTACCGACTTTCTTGAGGACAGTGAGCGAGCCCAGATTTACAACATAGCACCTGGGGAAGGAAGTGTACCTGTGAGTATATTTAGAGATAAATATTCTGAAGAGTTAGCTTATCCAGGGATATTTGTCAGTCAAAAAAGGCCAGAGAATCATGATAGGCTAGTTGATGTTCATTACAGTGATATTTGCAAATCAGAATTAAGACAATCAGATCAAAGAGCAGCCATGTGTattgagaatatttttttcaaaactaaaaaattgcaaatgaagattcttttggggaaatcacaaatagctttgAGGAAAtgtaagggaaacaacaggaatttgACAGCTGGTCACTTAAAGCAAGAAGGTGCACTAGAAAGACTAGTTCATCTAGATGAAGGCTACAAATTCTTAAGAGCTCTACGTGGTTCACCTCCTTATTTTGAGTGGgccaaaaaagatatttttgcaatgattagacAACTTGGACCTGCtactttattttgtagtttttcatcaGCTGAAACAAAGTGGATACACCACCTTAGAATACTTGGCAAGCTTGTTGATGCTAAAGAATATTCAGATTCTGAATTAGAGAATTTGAACTGGGAGGAAAAGTCTAGGCTTATCCAGAGTgacccagtaacttgtgcacggCATTTTGATTATCAATTCAATCAGTTTCTAAGgtactttttaatgagcaatgcTGCTACTTTAGGAAAAGTTGCAGATTAG
- the LOC136911017 gene encoding uncharacterized protein — protein MAAVYGHVGPFDENTEEFADYAGRYEAFMVANEIAEDRQVHVFLAVVGPQAYKLLKNLCDPDNPNEENEGVSDFVVRLKKLASTCSFGAFLQEALRDRLVSGRHSKMSRTQRHLLAVRELTFAAARDRCIADELANKANKEHMGEPVCEEANKIQDRNQANGRQNTGGRRSNSQRCEACGSKAHGFDVCKFKTATCHRCQRKGHIRPVCKA, from the exons ATGGCTGCTGTCTATGGCCATGTGGGCCCATTTGATGAAAATACCGAGGAATTTGCCGATTATGCCGGACGCTACGAAGCCTTCATGGTAGCCAACGAGATTGCCGAAGACAGACAGGTACATGTGTTCCTAGCAGTGGTTGGACCACAAGCTTACAAGTTGTTAAAGAATCTTTGTGATCCAGACAACCCAAACG AAGAAAACGAAGGTGTCTCTGACTTTGTGGTGCGATTGAAGAAATTGGCCTCCACATGCAGTTTTGGTGCCTTTTTACAGGAAGCTCTTCGCGATAGACTCGTGTCTGGACGGCATTCCAAAATGTCAAGAACGCAGCGCCATTTGTTAGCGGTGAGAGAGCTGACCTTCGCGGCTGCGCGCGACCGGTGCATTGCGGATGAGTTAgcaaacaaagccaacaaagagCACATGGGCGAACCTGTGTGTGAAGAAGCTAATAAAATCCAGGATCGTAATCAGGCGAACGGGCGGCAGAACACTGGTGGACGTAGAAGTAACTCTCAACGATGTGAAGCATGTGGTAGCAAAGCacatggttttgatgtttgcaaATTCAAAACGGCAACCTGCCATCGTTGTCAGCGAAAAGGCCATATTCGTCCAGTTTGCAAGGCCTGA
- the LOC136910994 gene encoding uncharacterized protein — MTTANHEKERSGYEVQLNIESLEGDTKFQISYVLTTPNLPVTRRHVATEEDLRRWLHFYDGSLPDTRDGRVTILIGRDCPDIIDKQLDKREGQHEEERLNAQLERMYHEEFNEISTTVDKSMSVEDRKTQRLMDQSATKVDGHYQVKLPFRKITPELPDSLLTAEKRLTWLRGKFHKNLVFHHQYSIVIEKYKRERSSREVPDYGYLNSGLFGFFLIMQCGTPGSQGWCLIVHLLVKNHEDLSPLLANIDHKFSVLVITETWIKDDDPYDLNFDGYNSISNHRSDRTGGGVGLYIDEKLTYQVLTEYNISNSSVFESLFVEICIPNNKNILIGATYRPPNGNPEEFLDKFNESLSSLTRANKLTGDFNLDLIKHETHSITAQFFEVIFSYGLVPLITKPTRITAQSATLIDNIFTNNKNVLSKNGLIISDLSDHFPIYSPIATDDPSEKDRALGIHWNVERDTIDFVVSNKEQPNNRKTVLSSVAALFDPLGFASPLLLPGKEINQELCKLKFDWNHKLPEELCLLWSKWRAGLTSLEGFGIPQCYKPREFGEVKCAELHHFADASQEHGYGTASYLCLNNDQDPIHCSFVMGKSCVRPLRSAVTVPKLELIAATLAVKINKVVMKEFEGRLKIDTIGQIP; from the exons ATGACGACTGCCAATCATGAGAAAGAAAGATCTGGTTATGAAGTTCAGTTGAACATAGAATCGCTTGAAGGAGATACAAAGTTTCAAATCTCTTATGTCCTGACCACACCCAATCTTCCTGTTACCCGCCGGCATGTAGCTACCGAAGAGGATTTGAGAAGGTGGCTACACTTCTATGACGGCAGTCTGCCTGATACTCGAGACGGGAGAGTAACAATTCTGATTGGCAGAGACTGTCCAGACATCATCGATAAGCAGTTAGACAAGAGAGAAGGACAGCACG AGGAAGAGAGATTAAATGCCCAGTTGGAACGTATGTACCATGAAGAGTTTAATGAAATCAGTACCACTGTAGACAAAAGTATGTCAGTTGAGGACCGCAAAACCCAGCGACTCATGGATCAATCTGCGACTAAAGTGGATGGACATTATCAAGTTAAACTTCCATTCCGTAAAATAACCCCAGAACTACCAGACAGTCTTCTGACAGCCGAAAAGAGATTGACGTGGCTGAGAGGAAAGTTTCACAAGAATCTAGTATTCCACCACCAGTATAGCATTGTCATAGAAAAGTACAAGAGAGAACGATCATCGAGAGAAGTGCCAGATTACGGGTACCTAAACTCAGGCCTGTTTGGTTTCTTCCTCATCATGCAGTGTGGCACCCCAGGAAGCCAAGGGTGGTGCTTGATTGTGCATCT CCTGGTTAAAAATCATGAAGACTTATCACCTCTCTTGGCTAATATTGATCATAAATTTTCAGTGCTCGTGATTACAGAAACATGGATTAAGGATGATGACCCCTATGATCTGAATTTTGATGGATATAATTCTATCAGTAATCATCGCTCTGATAGGACAGGTGGAGGAGTTGGCCTATACATTGACGAAAAATTGACATATCAAGTTTTGACAGAGTATAATATTTCCAACTCAAGTGTCTTCGAATCTCTTTTTGTTGAGATTTGCATACCaaataataaaaacattctAATTGGAGCAACTTATCGCCCTCCCAATGGAAACCCCGAGgaatttttagacaaatttaATGAATCGTTGTCGAGTCTCACTAGAGCTAACAAGCTCACTGGAGATTTCAATCTGGACTTAATAAAGCATGAAACCCATTCAATTACGGCGCAGTTCTTTGAAGTTATATTTTCTTATGGTCTCGTTCCTTTGATAACCAAGCCTACCCGCATAACTGCTCAGTCAGCAACACTTATAGATAATATATTTACGAATAACAAGAATGTACTATCTAAAAATGGCTTAATTATCAGCGATCTATCAGATCATTTTCCTATATATTCTCCAATTGCAACAGACGATCCCTCAGAAAAAG ATAGAGCATTGGGAATCCATTGGAATGTGGAACGAGATACCATTGACTTTGTTGTGAGCAACAAGGAGCAACCGAATAATCGAAAGACTGTTTTGTCGTCAGTTGCAGCCTTGTTTGACCCACTCGGTTTTGCAAGTCCTTTGCTTCTGCCTGGAAAAGAGATAAACCAGGAACTGTGCAAGTTAAAGTTTGATTGGAATCATAAATTGCCAGAAGAATTGTGTTTACTTTGGAGCAAATGGAGAGCTGGCCTAACGAGTCTAGAAGGGTTTGGCATCCCCCAATGTTACAAGCCGAGAGAATTTGGTGAAGTCAAATGCGCGGAACTTCATCATTTTGCTGATGCTTCTCAAGAACATGGGTATGGGACAGCTTCCTATTTGTGTCTCAACAATGATCAAGATCCAATTCATTGCAGTTTTGTGATGGGGAAGTCCTGCGTGAGACCTCTGAGGAGTGCTGTAACCGTACCAAAGCTCGAGTTGATTGCAGCTACCTTGGCAGTGAAAATCAACAAAGTTGTTATGAAAGAGTTTGAAGGACGATTGAAGATTGACACTATTGGACAGATTCCATGA
- the LOC136911002 gene encoding uncharacterized protein, with amino-acid sequence MGPKTGSKRDPSPNKRYGCIFTCLRYRAMHIEVAEDLSTDSFISVILSFVGRRGPPKVINSDNGTNFRGAELDVVKALKAWDQEKIQASLTGRGIDWKFNPSAASHQGREWECLIRSIRRILHSLVGELLVTDEQLRTVLVDVEKILNDRPITPVSSDPQDLEALTPSHILLLCQNASLPPDTFEEYGSMFRYFPTSFGRGGLKNTCLLLQERQKWLEWKPNFKVGDLVLLADKNLPRGQWPKALIEQTFPDSEGMVRQVVIKTANGVYHRDLRNLC; translated from the exons ATGGGACCCAAGACAGGATCTAAGAGAGATCCATCCCCCAATAAGCGGTACGGGTGCATCTTTACCTGCTTGAGATACCGAGCGATGCACATAGAAGTCGCTGAAGACCTCTCCACAGATAGCTTTATCAGCGTAATTCTGAGCTTCGTGGGAAGAAGAGGCCCTCCTAAGGTAATCAACAGTGACAACGGTACGAATTTCAGGGGAGCCGAGTTGGATGTGGTCAAGGCTTTGAAAGCATGGGATCAGGAGAAGATTCAAGCGTCATTAACTGGAAGAGGCATCGACTggaagttcaatccttcagcagCCAGTCACCAAGGACGTGAGTGGGAATGCCTTATACGTTCCATTCGAAGAATCTTACACTCACTGGTAGGAGAACTTCTTGTTACTGATGAGCAATTGAGGACAGTTTTAGTGGACGTGGAGAAGATTTTAAACGACAGACCCATCACACCCGTCTCAAGTGACCCTCAAGATTTAGAGGCTCTAACACCAAGCCACATTCTTCTCCTGTGTCAGAATGCGTCCTTACCGCCAGACACATTTGAGGAAT atGGAAGCATGTTCAGGTACTTTCCAACCAGTTTTGGCAGAGGTGGATTAAAGAATACTTGCCTACTCTTGCAGGAACGCCAAAAGTGGTTGGAATGGAAGCCGAACTTCAAAGTGGGAGACTTGGTACTGTTGGCAGATAAGAATTTACCGCGTGGACAGTGGCCTAAGGCCTTGATCGAGCAAACATTTCCTGACAGTGAAGGTATGGTGCGCCAGGTTGTTATCAAAACAGCCAACGGAGTTTACCACAGAGACCTCCGCAACCTTTGTTAG